The Terriglobales bacterium sequence TAATCGGTGCATGACCCTGCGGGACCAGGAGCGCGAGCGCCAGCGCCTGTCGCAGCTTTATAGCGCCATGAGCGACGCCGAACTGCTGCGTGTCGCCGAGGATCCCGCCGCGCTTACCGACGCCGCCTGGGAAGCTGTCGAGGACGAAGCCGAACGCCGCGGCCTCAAGCTCGACTTGGAACCGCGCCAACCCGTCATTACTCCGGCCTTCGGCGAACTCGCCGTCATCCGCAAGTTCCGCGACCTGCCCGAAGCCTTGCTCGCCAAGGGAGCGCTCGACGCCGCAGGCATCGAGTCTCACCTGCTCGACGAAAACCTTGTCCGCCTCGACTGGTTCTATTCCAACGCCATCGGCGGCGTCCGCCTCTGCGTGCGCGTCAACGACGCCTCCCAAGCCTTTCGCATCCTCAACCAGCCGCCGCTCGATGCGCCGGCGATTGACGACTCCGAGCGATAATTCAGGCTCCAGGCTCAGGTTTCACGGGGTCAGGCTTCACGGACACTGCCGGCGCTGCCTGGAAACTGGTTAACAATCAACTATTCCGTCCTGGTCTTCTTTTTCGGGCGGCGCTTGTGTTTTTTCGGACGACCTTTTCCCATGCCCTGAGTGTACAGGAACTCGGGGCCGGAGACTGTCACGCCGGCTCTGGATTTCAGAACTCATCCGGGTACTTGGAAGAGCGCTTGCGCAAGGGCTGCCCCCCAACTCGGAACTTCACAGCCCTCAATTACTTCCGCGGTACAACAGCCCCCTTTCTCCTCTCATCTTAACTAACCACTAACCGAGATAAGGAGAGACCCAGTGACCAACATACGTAAACTTCTATGCGCAATGGGCGTGGCGGGCGCCTTGTGCGTCCCGGCTTTCGCGCAATATCAACCGCAGGAGCAGCCCCGCCAGCACGACCAGGACGACATGCAGCGGGACCGCGACCAGAATATCCAGCGCGACCAGAATATCCAGCGCGATCGTGACGACGTGCAGCGTGATCGCGACAACGACCGTGACCGAGCCAATGTCAACAATGGCTACTACAACCAGAACAATGATCAGTGGCGCAACACCAAGGCCTGGAAGCAGGGCTTCAAGGACGGACAGCACGATCGTTCCAGGAACATGGGCGAGCGTCTCGACCGCCATCACTGGAGAAATGACCAGGACCGCCAGGCCTATCAGGCGGGATACTACGAAGCCTTTCGCGGCAGCAATATGACCCGCGATCGTGACGATCGGCACCGTGATCGCGACGACCACTAAGTTCCCTTCGTTGCGGTTCAAAAAGTTCCACCCAACGGCACCTTAGCGTTGGGTGGATTTCATTTGCAGCGACACGGATAGCATCGGCACCAGCAACACGCGAGCTATTCTTGCCACGAATTCTTCTCTGCTGTCAGACCGCTGTGCTGGTTCCGCGCACGAAGTGCAGGATCAGCGCGATCAGCGCTACGATCAACAGAATGTGAATCAATCCGGTCGTGACGTGGAAAACTCCCCATCCAAAAATCCACGCCAGCAGCAGGACGATGAACAAAATCATGAACAAACTCATGCTTTGGCCTCAACTTTCCTGGGCTGCCCTTTTCCGGGCTGCCCGGTTGCGTAGATACGATGCCGGGATGAATCGCGCGGTTGGGCTGACAAATTAAAGCCCGCGTTAGCCTTAGCAGCCACTCACCCGGCAGATCCGGTCCTGCCGGTCCGGCACAAGCATAGGGTCAACTTTCGTGGTGCCGGACGGGGTTGGAGCGCGCACGCCCTCGTGCGCGTAGGGTGTTAGCTGCTGCGCCTTTGGTTTTGACGGATCGGAGGCAAAGTGCCAATGCTCACGGAGCTCTGACGCTGGAGTTTTGCGCTTGCCGCTGGGTTGCAGGAGTCGTTCATCATGACGAGAAATTGACGAGTCGCCGCCAGGAGCAATTCCGGACCTTGTCCTTTGGGCATGAAACAATCGACATTCGCAAGGGCCTCCCCGGGAACGCGATTGCCCGAAATCATGATGATCGGCACCGTCGGAGCGCGACGTTTCATTTCCCGCGCAACTGTTCCGCCATCCATGCCGGGCATTTTGTAATCGAGGAGCACGAGATCCACGTCATGCGTTTCGAAAAATTCCAGCGCCTTTTCTCCATTGGCTGCGCTGAGGACTTCATATCCTTCGCATTCCAGGATCTTCTCGCGCGTGTATAGCAAGCCCGAGTCGTCATCGACCGACAAGATGAGGTGCCGCTGTCGCTGTTCTTCTTTTACCAAAGACGGTCCGACTCGAACCGCTGGAAGATGCTGGCCGTCGCCGTTCGGGCTGTTCTGCAGGCGCTCGCCTCTGGCGTGGCCGTTGCGACGTGAGCGCACCGGGCTTGCGCGGAGCCATTCGTCAAGCTCCGAAGTCAAGGCCAGCGTGGCACTGCGGGCACGGCCTTTGGGCCGGTGGACGGGCAGGCTGCAATCCAGTTCCCAGCGCTGGACAGTTCGGACGCCACGGCCCAGGTATCGAGCAATTTCTTTCCAGGAATTTAGGACGGAAGAATTTCCGCCATGGGAATCTTGGCGCGTGTTCTTCGCTGAACCAGCAACGTTCGGAATGAAGGAGTCTTCCTGGGGAAGGGAGCCCACAATCGCCTCCTCAGGGCGCGGTAATAACCCCGATTTTGGCGCAAGTTGGGGGGGGGCTGTCTGTCCGATACCAGACAATTCAGAGCAGCCCAAGCCGGTCAAATTCAGCTCGCACCGTCCGGTAGCACTCGCAGGCGGCATCCTCAAGTTTTTGCCGGTTGGTGATGTTGACATGGCCTCGCGAGTAATCAATGAGACCGGCCTGATGCAACATGCCTGCCGCCAGCGTCACCGTGCTTCGCGGTGCGCCCAGCATCTGGCTGAGAAACTCGTGCGTCAGCGGCAGGCGGTCGGACTGCACCCGATCATGACAAGTGAGCAGCCATCGCGCGAGACGCTCACTGATGGTGTGCAGACGGTTACAAGCGGCGTTCTGCGCACTTTGAATCAGATTCGCGAGCAGGTATTTCTGCAAATGGTCTCGCAGTTTCCCATTCCGCTCGAATTCATTCTTCAATCGCTTTGCGTCAATGCGATAGCCGGATCCGGTGACCTGAATGAACGTCTCCCCCGGCATGCTCTCCGCTCCCAACAGAATGGGAAGCCCGACCACGCCGTCAATCCCGATCACTCCGACCTCGACGGTCGAGCCGTCCTCTAAGCTCAAAACCACCGAAGCCAGTCCTTCTTCCAGAAAATAGGCGTGATCAACCTTGCCGTCGAGCAATTGGGTGCGCAGTTTCAGCGTGACGGGTGACAAGTACGGCGCCAGGCGGTCAATTTCAGCTTTCGGCAAGGCCGCCAAGACTCGATTCTTGTACTTTGTTGGGGGAGGGACAGATTTTGCGCGCGGGTTCATGGCTGGCTCCTTTCGCCGAAAACCGGCATCTGGACGCGCAGCTGAACCTGGCCTTTAGAGGTGGGCAAAGATGCGTATG is a genomic window containing:
- a CDS encoding lmo0937 family membrane protein; translated protein: MSLFMILFIVLLLAWIFGWGVFHVTTGLIHILLIVALIALILHFVRGTSTAV
- a CDS encoding response regulator, which translates into the protein MTGLGCSELSGIGQTAPPQLAPKSGLLPRPEEAIVGSLPQEDSFIPNVAGSAKNTRQDSHGGNSSVLNSWKEIARYLGRGVRTVQRWELDCSLPVHRPKGRARSATLALTSELDEWLRASPVRSRRNGHARGERLQNSPNGDGQHLPAVRVGPSLVKEEQRQRHLILSVDDDSGLLYTREKILECEGYEVLSAANGEKALEFFETHDVDLVLLDYKMPGMDGGTVAREMKRRAPTVPIIMISGNRVPGEALANVDCFMPKGQGPELLLAATRQFLVMMNDSCNPAASAKLQRQSSVSIGTLPPIRQNQRRSS
- a CDS encoding Crp/Fnr family transcriptional regulator translates to MNPRAKSVPPPTKYKNRVLAALPKAEIDRLAPYLSPVTLKLRTQLLDGKVDHAYFLEEGLASVVLSLEDGSTVEVGVIGIDGVVGLPILLGAESMPGETFIQVTGSGYRIDAKRLKNEFERNGKLRDHLQKYLLANLIQSAQNAACNRLHTISERLARWLLTCHDRVQSDRLPLTHEFLSQMLGAPRSTVTLAAGMLHQAGLIDYSRGHVNITNRQKLEDAACECYRTVRAEFDRLGLL